The Lichenihabitans psoromatis genome contains a region encoding:
- a CDS encoding sulfite oxidase heme-binding subunit YedZ — translation MTIKTLPWLDRTGRLSWLKLVTFVLLFVPGLWIALQLDMGWLQPKPVTEAIHQSGTWAVRFLLISLAITPLRRLAQWNKLIAIRRMLGLAVLAYAALHFTLYIVDQNYDLVHVATEIVLRFYLTIGFVALVGFMILGATSTDGMIRRIGAKRWNRLHQIVYLLGVLGLLHFFLQAKLNITQPVLMAGLFLLLMGYRLLQKRGWADQVVALLALAVGAAFGTALLEAAWYQIVNNRPFSLVLSANLDFDSPLRSSWWILAVGLVVVLVRVTRPLWVKYTSGAKQPSRREPRATVARSI, via the coding sequence ATGACAATCAAGACGCTTCCATGGCTTGACCGCACGGGCCGGCTGTCCTGGCTCAAGCTTGTCACATTCGTGCTGCTCTTCGTGCCCGGCCTGTGGATCGCGCTGCAACTCGACATGGGCTGGCTACAGCCGAAGCCGGTCACCGAGGCGATCCATCAATCCGGGACCTGGGCGGTTCGGTTCCTGCTGATCTCCCTCGCGATCACGCCACTCCGCCGATTGGCGCAATGGAATAAACTGATCGCCATTCGCCGCATGCTTGGCCTCGCGGTCTTGGCCTATGCGGCCCTCCATTTCACGCTCTACATCGTCGACCAAAACTATGATCTCGTGCATGTCGCGACCGAGATCGTGTTGCGCTTCTATCTCACGATCGGGTTCGTGGCCTTGGTGGGCTTTATGATCCTGGGAGCCACGTCGACCGATGGCATGATCCGCAGGATCGGGGCCAAACGTTGGAACCGTTTGCATCAGATCGTCTATCTGCTCGGCGTTCTGGGGCTTCTCCACTTCTTCCTACAGGCGAAGCTGAACATTACGCAGCCAGTTCTGATGGCCGGCTTGTTTCTGCTGCTGATGGGCTACCGCCTGCTGCAGAAGCGGGGCTGGGCCGATCAGGTCGTGGCTTTGCTGGCGCTGGCGGTGGGTGCGGCTTTCGGGACGGCGTTGCTCGAGGCCGCTTGGTATCAGATCGTCAACAATCGGCCGTTCAGCCTCGTTCTTTCTGCCAACCTCGATTTCGACTCGCCGCTGCGATCATCTTGGTGGATCTTGGCGGTCGGGTTGGTCGTGGTTCTGGTGCGTGTCACCCGTCCGCTCTGGGTGAAATATACGTCCGGGGCGAAGCAGCCGAGCCGACGCGAGCCCCGCGCCACCGTGGCGCGGTCGATCTGA
- a CDS encoding Hpt domain-containing protein encodes MPSATRHADLLPNPYRSSPVKHDDDLPSIDLVHLSRQTLGDRDLEVELLNLFAEQARRIVQTLTSSSAQGVMMPKQSGDLLHKLCGSARAVGSWRVADQAQSLEREIRSADPHHSVKLSRDKLEQLGGSVDLACSVIDDLLGRPE; translated from the coding sequence ATGCCGTCCGCCACCCGTCACGCGGATCTTCTGCCGAATCCCTACCGATCCTCGCCTGTTAAGCATGACGACGATCTGCCGAGCATCGACCTTGTACATTTGTCGCGTCAAACGCTCGGCGATCGGGATCTCGAGGTCGAATTGCTCAATCTCTTCGCGGAACAGGCGCGACGCATCGTCCAAACCCTGACGTCCTCGTCGGCTCAAGGCGTGATGATGCCCAAGCAATCGGGCGATCTTTTGCATAAGCTTTGTGGGTCGGCGCGCGCCGTCGGCTCATGGCGCGTTGCCGATCAGGCGCAGTCGCTCGAACGGGAGATTCGGTCGGCTGATCCGCACCATTCGGTCAAGCTGAGCCGCGACAAACTGGAGCAGCTTGGGGGCAGCGTCGATCTTGCTTGTTCGGTCATCGACGATCTGCTTGGCCGTCCCGAGTGA
- a CDS encoding NAD(P)/FAD-dependent oxidoreductase, with protein sequence MTETIVTDVVIVGAGPVGLFTVFELGLLDVKVHMIDILSKPGGQCSELYPEKPIYDIPGFPLVTGQALVDNLLEQCKPFSPTMHYGEMVESVEVLGDATAPKFRLRTDAGQIFECKSILIAAGGGSFQPKKPPITGIELYEGTSVFYAVRKMEAFAGKKVLIVGGGDSALDWTLNLHPLAERVTLLHRRDAFRAAPHSVNAMRELVGNGAMDLLLGQVTSLKGQDGQLQGAAIKHDDGTTTEIECDVLLPFFGLTMKLGPIADWGLNLHENLVPVDTEKFETSVPGIFAVGDINTYPGKLKLILSGFHEGALAAQRVHRYVYPEKRLTFQYTTSSTSLQKKLGVA encoded by the coding sequence ATGACTGAAACCATCGTTACCGATGTGGTGATCGTCGGCGCCGGCCCGGTTGGGCTGTTCACGGTGTTCGAACTCGGCCTGCTGGACGTGAAGGTCCACATGATCGACATTCTGAGCAAACCGGGCGGTCAGTGCTCCGAGCTTTACCCGGAGAAGCCGATCTACGATATTCCTGGCTTCCCGCTCGTGACCGGACAGGCGCTGGTCGACAATCTGCTCGAGCAATGCAAGCCCTTTAGCCCGACGATGCATTACGGCGAGATGGTCGAGTCGGTCGAGGTCCTCGGCGACGCGACTGCGCCGAAGTTCCGGTTGCGGACCGATGCAGGTCAGATCTTCGAGTGCAAGTCGATTTTGATTGCGGCGGGTGGCGGATCGTTCCAGCCCAAGAAGCCGCCAATCACCGGCATCGAACTCTATGAGGGCACGTCGGTCTTCTACGCGGTCCGCAAAATGGAAGCGTTTGCGGGCAAGAAGGTGCTGATCGTGGGCGGCGGCGATTCGGCGCTGGATTGGACCCTGAACCTGCATCCCCTGGCCGAGCGCGTGACCCTGCTGCACCGACGGGATGCGTTTCGTGCCGCACCACATTCGGTCAACGCGATGCGAGAACTGGTCGGCAATGGCGCGATGGATCTGCTGCTTGGGCAGGTTACCAGCCTCAAGGGGCAGGATGGTCAACTGCAGGGCGCCGCCATCAAGCATGACGACGGAACCACGACCGAGATCGAATGCGACGTCTTGCTGCCCTTCTTCGGGCTGACCATGAAGCTCGGACCCATTGCTGATTGGGGTCTGAACCTGCACGAGAATCTCGTGCCTGTGGATACCGAGAAATTCGAAACCAGCGTGCCGGGCATCTTCGCGGTTGGCGATATCAACACCTATCCGGGCAAGCTCAAGCTGATCTTGTCGGGGTTTCACGAGGGAGCACTCGCGGCCCAGCGGGTGCATCGCTACGTCTATCCGGAGAAGCGCCTGACGTTTCAATATACGACGTCGTCGACGAGCTTGCAGAAGAAGCTCGGGGTCGCCTGA
- a CDS encoding apolipoprotein A1/A4/E domain-containing protein, with amino-acid sequence MGVQNQAKDPAAAALLAIEEALNLVNLSGPAPEQDATAPDIQSTRAMNGPDTAPALQSASRSDETDDRTTAPEIGAQAPKAEATRRDAPPFAPAGPPANDDRRSVGQMLQTLRARPSPTPYIVAAAASVLWAGLFFYTLYGRGTGLQGLTGPDLAISLATLLGPIVFMVVSAVLLRRAQEMRFTARSMTEIAIRLAEPETIATEQVVNLSHAIRREVASMGDGIERALARASELETMVRSEVANLERSYSDNERRMRQLIGELSSEREAIVFNADRVRTAITNANESLAHDLEATSNRIAESVSEAGARVTTAIGIKGEEITASLGRTGDTLAERIAAHGAEMVGHLTDTTSTVSLQLTDATSGVADALAERISAVDGRLRIAGDALLNDLSLRGENVAQRIEQTGAVIAETISERGDSLVGRLAETNNRLHETVTVHGKALDESIAVTGERVANLFADRTFAAREALEHSAETLTGLFDARHAELVGSEDRLTALLAARTDQTRDALDHANATLQQLFDARLHDIAAASDTLVQRFDERADHVRVAIETSGEAVDRLLANRHSHVVDAIEQIAADVETRVTASKEALDLSGERLHRLFDQHGAELTGTGDRVAALLNQHFTRHDEAARLNAEDLERVLSARHADLDGASDRFASLLDHHANATRESLDGAGETLDQLLGQRHADLLAVQAELAATLEQGQIGAREILATTTETIGQLFNERQAELASLSETLLKTVAAHDEASHAAVTGSTEALSLAFERGRSELANLGDSVVTSLDERYAALAAVGDHLATVVDERTHAAADVLSGSAETIARLIEHHGTELANLSDRVAASLDERAEAARHDVQASHDRIGEVFNERHAALADLADRFTGLVTDRTAQASDLLNGSTETIGRLVEHHGSALADLSERMTVAFEESSATASDRVQAATQQIGQLFDERESALKAAGDRVADLLEHRTLAARDALDDHADRFGHLFDERHAALAATSEDFRAAVEGYASQSLAALTDAGGTLGQLFDKHQQELANFGDLLAQAAAERADAVQSVLDEANNRIATDLTDQTAALTGLGERFAAMLDERANDAAQALAASSDALAQMLTDHHVGLGAMGEQMAATVREQALSATDALAVSGETIARTVAERQADLVAAGEAIAATIAARAVAAREALDRSGADFSQQIDGRSAEIVEAGDRIAGLLDERAAAARDGIGQSAEELAALLSDRETRLRAILTEHLQALERDFAQATDHAIAGVSETGTGFHARFGDTVAEVIAALGTHGDRVNQHINDKLAGLDAALGQQTGSLNASIDAHTDRFATQFADRLGKIEVVFAGHGEGMVERLADRSRETSEAIEAQMHAFEERLGSRAGTIGESLDGVMSRVHAGLDARAKTLNETLAQRTLEVAKALGDGSRDVTRALDEKAKEINVLLIDRSGQIADTLAAKVAEIDGVLGSRADAIAESLDTRIARLEQDVVERLDQVSTTLDGRGTAVTNALGSQASEIDRIFAERTKAMDTAAAQRSQALYAALDTHVQSLTTTFGTSAEQAAGALEERTAWMHETLTSRLDDIRTTIGTGVDDIERTLEARTTAINDAVTQHVDGIKTVVGDSVTVLHDALGTQADAIQLQANEIRAALAARENDVGRAINGHVDTMKTVLGGSVADLQGVIATHAADVGHHVEAIDAMLTVRADALQNSLLTHSNAVDHALGVTQSMMANMLGARANEIERTLGQRASEINASLATHVGTMQNALDGSAERLDHALALRAEDISETLGRRTTEIEGVLTGNIEALQTSLTGNVTTMGNVLGTGISVLDRSLAQHAASMARTLESRSSEIGTALDGNAAQLRATLDDAIRALDNLLDGGAERLATTLQASTTGLGDSLETHLGLVRDTLTTAVHDLDGSLGSRTQEINQAIGDRLEELHTTLETRLGDISNALDERGRVLHQTLASRSGDLHDLFDNKGPILVDLLSARGGEVAQELAGIGEMVAQTIEDRGHAIVQHLGAKQAELTTSIDQSAQTLRRSLDAGARTSVAALVGTSDTLKNEVGALLERLGATNAALSHLIDEASATLSGVDTGLQNRLADFNDNIGLVTAQVDAISQSAETSIGDARAVAGSIETHHQALIDAAQALAQTQAEVDAEIDGRRATLDGLLANVNARVEDFDGVMRSFASLVDDSLDHAETRARDLGTFLADSAQATTGAISEHFDAVRTVTVDERDRTAAALRTIHDQSTADMTAIFGSAVEKFRASAGEIRQMASEIHRELETASQDLHRSTIELPRETAEQAAEVRRVVNEQVKALQDLTAVIARTSNGNDVIEPASARRTNSTETAVSTGRAPARAAEPRSQQLVPARAPVRTTDATRNPDGGPRLPAAARPAPLTGERGPGWLSDLLARASFDDNVEASEGSPALEAVKPPAPQQAASTTAGSLASISFDIGRLIDEAAATQAWERFRRGETHVFGRSIYTAQGQQTFEEVRRRYRSDADFTETVNRYTQEFERLLSEVSRDDTDGSVTRRYLSSETGKVYTMLAHAAGRLG; translated from the coding sequence ATGGGCGTGCAAAATCAAGCCAAGGATCCTGCTGCGGCAGCGCTCCTGGCCATCGAGGAAGCCCTCAATCTCGTCAATTTGAGCGGCCCTGCGCCTGAACAGGACGCCACAGCACCCGACATCCAATCGACGCGGGCTATGAACGGCCCCGATACCGCTCCGGCGCTGCAGAGCGCATCCCGATCGGACGAAACGGATGACCGAACCACGGCGCCCGAAATTGGCGCTCAGGCGCCGAAAGCCGAAGCGACCCGCCGCGACGCGCCGCCTTTCGCGCCGGCCGGACCGCCGGCCAACGACGATCGACGCTCGGTCGGGCAGATGCTGCAGACCTTGCGAGCGCGTCCAAGCCCCACACCCTATATCGTCGCCGCCGCCGCATCGGTTCTCTGGGCCGGGCTGTTCTTCTACACCCTCTATGGACGTGGCACCGGCCTCCAGGGTCTTACGGGGCCTGACCTTGCCATCAGCCTCGCCACCCTGCTCGGGCCGATCGTCTTTATGGTCGTTTCGGCGGTTCTGTTGCGTCGGGCGCAAGAGATGCGATTCACGGCCCGGTCGATGACCGAAATCGCCATCCGGCTCGCGGAACCCGAGACGATCGCGACCGAACAGGTCGTCAACCTGTCCCACGCGATTCGACGCGAAGTCGCCTCCATGGGTGACGGGATCGAGCGGGCCCTCGCCCGCGCCAGCGAACTCGAAACCATGGTGCGGTCGGAAGTCGCCAATCTCGAGCGGTCCTATTCGGATAACGAGCGGCGTATGCGCCAGCTGATCGGCGAATTGTCGAGCGAGCGCGAAGCGATCGTGTTCAACGCCGATCGCGTGCGGACGGCGATCACGAATGCGAACGAAAGCCTCGCCCATGATCTCGAAGCAACCAGCAACCGCATCGCTGAGAGCGTCAGCGAGGCCGGCGCGCGGGTCACGACAGCGATTGGCATCAAAGGTGAAGAGATTACCGCGTCGCTGGGCCGCACAGGCGATACGCTGGCAGAGCGGATCGCTGCCCACGGGGCCGAAATGGTCGGTCATCTGACCGATACGACGTCGACGGTTTCGCTGCAGCTCACCGACGCGACGTCGGGCGTTGCGGACGCCTTGGCCGAACGGATCAGCGCCGTCGACGGCCGACTTCGCATTGCCGGCGACGCGCTCCTCAACGATCTTAGCTTGCGTGGCGAGAACGTGGCTCAACGGATCGAGCAGACCGGGGCCGTCATCGCCGAGACCATCTCCGAGCGTGGCGACAGCTTGGTCGGGCGTCTGGCCGAAACCAACAACCGCCTGCACGAGACCGTCACGGTTCATGGCAAGGCCCTCGACGAATCGATCGCGGTCACGGGCGAGCGCGTCGCCAACCTTTTCGCGGACCGCACCTTCGCGGCGCGGGAGGCTCTCGAACATTCGGCCGAGACCCTGACGGGCTTGTTCGATGCACGGCATGCCGAACTCGTCGGCTCGGAGGACCGGCTCACCGCCTTGCTGGCCGCCCGGACCGATCAGACGCGCGATGCGCTTGACCATGCGAACGCGACTCTTCAGCAGCTTTTCGACGCGCGCCTCCACGACATCGCGGCGGCGAGCGACACCCTCGTGCAGCGCTTCGACGAGCGCGCCGACCACGTCCGCGTCGCGATCGAGACATCAGGCGAGGCGGTCGATCGGCTTTTGGCAAATCGGCACAGCCACGTCGTCGATGCGATCGAGCAGATCGCCGCTGACGTCGAGACGCGCGTCACCGCCAGCAAAGAAGCGCTTGATCTGTCAGGCGAGCGGCTGCATCGGCTGTTCGATCAGCATGGCGCAGAACTCACCGGCACCGGCGACCGCGTCGCGGCGCTGCTGAACCAGCATTTCACCCGTCATGACGAGGCTGCGCGCCTCAATGCGGAAGATCTCGAGCGGGTGCTGAGCGCTCGCCACGCGGATCTCGACGGCGCGAGCGACCGTTTCGCTTCCCTGCTCGACCATCATGCCAACGCAACCCGCGAGAGCCTTGATGGCGCTGGCGAAACACTCGATCAGCTTCTCGGCCAGCGGCATGCGGATCTCCTCGCCGTTCAGGCCGAACTCGCGGCAACGCTCGAGCAGGGCCAGATCGGTGCGCGCGAAATCCTGGCCACAACGACCGAAACAATTGGCCAGTTGTTCAACGAGCGACAGGCCGAATTGGCGAGCTTGAGCGAGACGTTGCTCAAGACCGTTGCGGCACATGACGAAGCCAGCCACGCAGCCGTCACCGGCTCGACCGAAGCGCTCTCGCTCGCTTTCGAGCGCGGGAGATCTGAACTGGCGAACCTGGGCGACTCCGTCGTGACGAGCCTCGACGAACGTTATGCGGCGCTCGCCGCCGTCGGCGACCATCTGGCGACCGTGGTTGATGAACGCACCCATGCGGCAGCCGATGTGCTGAGCGGATCCGCCGAAACCATCGCGCGTCTGATCGAGCATCACGGCACCGAATTGGCGAATCTGAGCGATCGCGTCGCGGCATCGCTGGACGAGCGTGCGGAGGCGGCGCGTCATGATGTCCAGGCCAGCCACGATCGCATCGGTGAGGTTTTCAACGAACGTCACGCCGCTTTGGCGGATCTGGCCGACCGATTCACTGGTCTCGTGACCGATCGCACCGCGCAGGCCTCCGATCTCCTGAACGGATCGACCGAAACGATCGGCCGGTTGGTCGAGCATCACGGCTCGGCCTTAGCAGATCTCAGCGAGCGGATGACGGTCGCATTCGAGGAGAGCAGCGCAACCGCAAGCGACAGAGTGCAGGCTGCCACCCAGCAGATCGGCCAACTCTTCGACGAGCGCGAATCCGCCCTGAAGGCGGCGGGCGATCGCGTCGCGGATCTTCTCGAGCATCGCACCCTCGCGGCGCGCGACGCTCTCGATGACCATGCAGACCGCTTCGGCCATCTCTTCGACGAGCGCCATGCCGCGCTCGCGGCCACCAGCGAGGATTTCAGAGCGGCGGTCGAAGGTTACGCCAGCCAATCGCTCGCGGCGTTGACCGATGCAGGCGGCACCCTCGGCCAGTTGTTCGACAAACATCAGCAGGAGCTTGCGAACTTCGGCGACCTCCTGGCGCAAGCAGCGGCTGAGCGAGCCGATGCGGTGCAGTCCGTGCTCGACGAGGCCAACAACAGGATCGCAACCGATCTCACCGATCAGACCGCAGCGCTGACCGGATTGGGCGAGCGCTTCGCCGCCATGCTCGACGAACGGGCCAACGATGCCGCACAGGCGCTCGCGGCATCGAGCGATGCGCTGGCGCAGATGTTGACCGACCACCATGTCGGCCTCGGGGCCATGGGTGAGCAGATGGCCGCGACCGTCCGCGAGCAGGCTTTGTCGGCCACCGATGCGCTTGCCGTTTCGGGTGAAACCATCGCTCGCACGGTTGCCGAGCGGCAGGCCGATCTCGTGGCCGCCGGAGAAGCCATCGCGGCCACGATCGCGGCGCGGGCTGTCGCGGCTCGCGAGGCGCTCGATCGCTCCGGCGCCGACTTCAGCCAACAGATCGATGGTCGGAGCGCCGAGATCGTCGAGGCTGGGGATCGGATCGCCGGGTTGCTCGATGAACGGGCTGCCGCAGCGCGCGATGGGATCGGTCAATCGGCCGAGGAACTCGCGGCCTTGCTGTCGGATCGCGAGACCCGATTGCGCGCGATCCTCACCGAGCATCTTCAAGCCTTGGAGCGTGACTTCGCCCAGGCGACGGATCACGCGATCGCCGGTGTGTCGGAGACCGGCACGGGCTTCCATGCCCGCTTCGGCGACACGGTCGCCGAGGTCATCGCCGCTCTCGGCACGCATGGCGACCGGGTCAACCAGCACATCAACGACAAATTGGCCGGCTTGGATGCCGCGCTCGGCCAGCAGACCGGTTCGTTGAACGCCTCGATCGACGCTCATACGGATCGATTCGCCACCCAGTTTGCCGATCGTCTCGGCAAGATCGAGGTGGTGTTTGCGGGGCATGGCGAAGGAATGGTGGAACGCCTCGCCGATCGCTCACGCGAAACATCAGAGGCGATCGAAGCGCAGATGCACGCCTTCGAGGAGCGTCTCGGTTCGCGTGCCGGAACCATCGGCGAGTCGCTCGATGGCGTCATGTCGCGGGTCCATGCGGGGCTTGATGCTCGCGCCAAGACCTTGAACGAGACGCTGGCGCAGCGCACCCTGGAAGTCGCCAAGGCGCTCGGTGACGGCAGCCGGGACGTGACACGCGCGTTGGACGAGAAGGCGAAGGAGATCAATGTTCTGTTGATCGACCGCTCCGGTCAGATCGCCGATACTCTTGCGGCCAAGGTCGCCGAAATCGATGGCGTGCTCGGCTCGCGTGCCGATGCGATCGCCGAGAGCCTGGATACCCGCATCGCGCGGTTGGAGCAGGATGTCGTCGAACGGCTCGATCAGGTTAGCACGACGCTCGATGGGCGTGGGACCGCGGTCACCAACGCCCTCGGCAGCCAAGCGAGCGAAATCGATCGCATCTTCGCCGAACGCACGAAAGCGATGGACACAGCGGCGGCGCAGCGGAGCCAAGCGCTTTACGCCGCGCTCGACACCCACGTCCAATCCCTCACCACCACCTTCGGGACCAGCGCCGAACAGGCCGCCGGGGCCCTCGAGGAACGCACCGCTTGGATGCACGAGACGCTGACGTCGCGGCTCGACGACATCCGCACCACGATCGGGACCGGTGTCGACGATATCGAGCGCACACTCGAGGCGCGGACGACCGCCATCAACGATGCCGTCACGCAGCATGTCGACGGCATCAAGACGGTCGTCGGCGACAGTGTGACGGTGTTGCATGACGCGCTCGGCACGCAGGCCGATGCGATCCAGCTCCAGGCGAACGAGATTCGCGCGGCGCTTGCGGCTCGGGAAAACGACGTCGGTCGGGCGATCAACGGCCATGTTGACACGATGAAGACCGTGCTGGGTGGCTCGGTTGCGGATCTCCAGGGTGTCATCGCGACCCATGCGGCCGATGTCGGACATCACGTCGAAGCAATTGACGCGATGCTGACGGTCCGAGCGGATGCGCTCCAGAACAGCTTGTTGACGCATTCGAATGCCGTCGATCACGCGCTTGGCGTTACCCAATCCATGATGGCCAACATGCTCGGCGCGCGCGCCAACGAGATCGAGCGGACGCTCGGACAGCGGGCGAGCGAGATCAACGCCTCGCTCGCGACCCATGTCGGGACGATGCAGAACGCGCTCGACGGCTCAGCCGAACGCCTCGACCACGCGCTTGCGCTTCGCGCCGAGGATATTTCCGAGACGCTGGGACGCCGAACCACCGAGATCGAAGGGGTCCTGACCGGCAACATCGAGGCGCTTCAAACGTCGTTGACCGGCAACGTCACCACGATGGGCAACGTCCTCGGCACGGGGATTTCGGTGCTCGACCGCTCGCTCGCCCAACATGCCGCGAGCATGGCTCGCACCCTCGAAAGCCGCTCGAGCGAGATCGGAACCGCGCTCGACGGCAATGCCGCCCAGCTGCGTGCCACGCTGGACGACGCCATCCGTGCCCTCGACAACTTGCTCGATGGCGGCGCCGAACGGCTCGCCACGACGCTACAGGCCAGCACGACCGGCCTCGGCGATAGCCTCGAGACGCATCTCGGCCTCGTCCGCGACACGTTGACGACGGCCGTTCACGACCTCGACGGCTCCCTCGGGTCGCGGACCCAGGAGATCAATCAGGCGATCGGTGATCGGCTGGAAGAGCTCCATACGACACTCGAAACGCGTCTCGGGGACATCAGCAACGCGCTCGACGAACGCGGCCGCGTGCTGCACCAGACCCTCGCGAGCCGGTCGGGCGATCTCCATGATCTCTTCGACAACAAGGGGCCGATCCTGGTCGACCTCCTGTCGGCGCGGGGCGGCGAAGTCGCGCAGGAACTCGCCGGCATCGGCGAGATGGTGGCGCAGACGATCGAAGATCGCGGACATGCGATCGTTCAGCATCTCGGCGCCAAGCAGGCGGAACTGACCACGTCCATCGATCAGTCCGCGCAGACGCTCCGTCGCTCGCTCGATGCAGGCGCGCGCACCTCGGTCGCGGCTCTGGTCGGGACCAGCGACACGCTGAAGAATGAAGTTGGGGCGCTGCTCGAGCGGCTCGGCGCAACCAATGCGGCACTTTCGCATCTGATTGACGAAGCGTCCGCGACCCTCTCGGGCGTGGACACAGGCTTGCAGAACCGTCTGGCCGACTTCAACGACAACATCGGCCTCGTCACCGCGCAGGTCGACGCGATCAGCCAATCGGCCGAAACCAGCATTGGCGACGCGCGCGCCGTGGCTGGGTCGATCGAGACGCATCATCAGGCTTTGATCGATGCGGCACAGGCGCTGGCACAGACGCAGGCCGAGGTCGATGCAGAGATCGATGGTCGCCGCGCGACGCTCGATGGACTGCTGGCTAATGTGAACGCCCGGGTCGAAGACTTCGACGGTGTCATGCGCTCTTTTGCGAGCCTTGTGGACGATTCGCTCGATCACGCCGAGACGCGGGCGCGCGACCTCGGCACTTTCCTGGCCGACTCGGCTCAAGCCACGACGGGCGCCATTAGCGAGCATTTCGACGCCGTGCGGACCGTTACGGTGGACGAACGCGACCGAACTGCCGCCGCGTTGCGGACGATCCACGATCAGTCGACAGCCGACATGACAGCGATCTTCGGCAGCGCAGTCGAGAAGTTCCGCGCGTCGGCCGGCGAAATCCGGCAGATGGCGAGTGAGATCCATCGCGAGCTCGAAACCGCCAGCCAGGATCTGCATCGGTCGACCATCGAGTTGCCGCGCGAAACGGCCGAGCAGGCCGCCGAGGTTCGTCGCGTGGTAAACGAGCAAGTCAAAGCGCTGCAGGATCTGACGGCGGTCATCGCCCGAACCAGCAACGGCAACGATGTGATCGAGCCCGCCTCGGCCCGACGGACAAACAGCACGGAGACCGCGGTCTCAACAGGGCGCGCGCCGGCGCGGGCGGCTGAGCCCCGTAGCCAGCAACTTGTGCCGGCACGTGCTCCGGTGCGGACGACAGACGCCACCCGCAATCCGGACGGGGGTCCGCGGCTTCCCGCTGCGGCGCGTCCTGCTCCGCTGACCGGCGAACGTGGCCCGGGGTGGTTGTCGGATCTTCTCGCTCGCGCCTCGTTCGACGATAATGTCGAGGCGTCAGAGGGGTCTCCGGCGTTGGAAGCGGTCAAGCCGCCTGCCCCGCAACAGGCCGCCTCCACAACGGCGGGGTCGCTCGCGAGCATCTCGTTCGATATTGGCCGGTTGATCGACGAGGCGGCAGCGACCCAAGCATGGGAGCGCTTCCGTCGGGGCGAGACCCACGTGTTCGGACGCTCGATCTACACGGCTCAGGGTCAACAGACCTTCGAGGAGGTCCGTCGCCGCTATCGCAGCGACGCGGACTTCACCGAGACCGTGAACCGCTACACGCAGGAGTTCGAGCGGTTGCTCAGTGAGGTCAGCCGAGACGACACCGACGGCAGCGTGACACGCCGCTATCTCTCCTCCGAGACCGGCAAGGTCTATACGATGCTGGCCCATGCGGCTGGGCGTCTCGGCTGA
- a CDS encoding 2Fe-2S iron-sulfur cluster-binding protein: protein MAKITFIDSSGHSRDVEAEQGSTVMESAVRNGIPEIEAECGGACACATCHVYIEPEWVEATGKAEPMEEDMLDFAFEVKPNSRLSCQIKVKPSLDGLTVRTPSRQG, encoded by the coding sequence ATGGCTAAAATTACGTTCATCGACTCATCGGGCCACTCGCGCGACGTAGAGGCCGAGCAGGGCTCGACCGTGATGGAATCAGCAGTCCGCAACGGCATTCCCGAAATCGAAGCGGAATGTGGTGGCGCCTGCGCTTGCGCGACCTGCCATGTTTATATCGAGCCCGAATGGGTCGAGGCGACCGGCAAAGCCGAGCCAATGGAAGAAGATATGCTCGATTTCGCATTCGAGGTGAAACCGAACTCGCGGCTGTCGTGCCAAATCAAAGTGAAGCCGTCGCTCGATGGACTGACGGTTCGGACGCCCTCACGCCAGGGCTGA